In Daucus carota subsp. sativus chromosome 4, DH1 v3.0, whole genome shotgun sequence, one DNA window encodes the following:
- the LOC108219304 gene encoding prolycopene isomerase, chloroplastic (The RefSeq protein has 7 substitutions compared to this genomic sequence), whose translation MSTSIFETPLPRSDLFLCSNSLLSQNYKLFDNSRSFGLKSLRPRCQKDGLLYPKPLNFGFCRVSRRKRKPNFVLNSVLSVDKELESDETVGLGRSREYDAIVIGSGIGGLVAATQLAVKGAKVLVLEKYLIPGGSSGYYERDGFTFDVGSSVMFGFSDKGNLNLITQALAAVGCKMEVIPDPSTVHFHLPSNLSVLVHREYNEFFSELTSKFPHEKEGIFKFYGECWKIFNALNSLELKSLEEPIYLFGQFFKKPMECLTLAYYLPQNAGDIARKFIKDPEVLSFIDAECFIVSTVNALKTPMINASMVLCDRHYGGINYPVGGVGGIAKSLAKGLVDQGSEIQYKANVKSIIVENGKAVGVRLANGNEIFAKNIISNATRWDTFGKLLKQDELPKEEENFQKLYIKAPSFLSIHLGVKSDVLPPDTDCHHFVLEDDWSNLEVPYGSIFLSIPTVLDSSLAPEGNHILHIFTTSSIEDWQGMSQKDYEKKKELVADEIISRLEKKLFPGLQSSIVLKEVGTPKTHRRYLARDSGTYGPMPQGTPKGLLGMPFNTTAIDGLYCVGDSCFPGQGVIAVAFSGVMCAHRVAADLGLEQKSPILDAALLRLLGWFRTLA comes from the exons ATGTCTACTAGCATCTTTGAAACCCCATTACCAAGAAGTGATCTTTTTTTATGTAGCAACAGTTTAGTTTCTCAAAGTTTTAAACTTTTTGATAATTCCAGGAGTTTTGGGTTGAAAAGCCTAAGACCCAGATGTCAGAAAGATAGAATTTTGTATCCAAAGCCCTTGAATTTTGGGTTTTGTAGGGTGAGTAGGAGAAAGAGGAAGCCTACTTTTGTGTTGAATTCTGTGCTGAGTGTTGATAAAGAGTTGGAGAGTGATGAAAGTGTGGGATTGGGTAGGAGTAGAGAGTATGATGCTATTGTGATTGGGTCTGGGATTGGTGGTTTGGTTGCAGCAACACAGTTGGCTGTGAAGGGTGCTAAGGTTCTAGTGCTTGAAAAGTATTTGATTCCTGGTGGGAGCTCTGGATATTACGAAAGAGATGGTTTTACATTCGATGTTGGATCATCTGTGATGTTTGGCTTCAGTGATAAG GGGAATCTTAACTTGATAACTCAAGCATTGGCGGCAGTTGGCTGTAAGATGGAGGTGATACCTGACCCCAGTACTGTCCATTTTCATCTACCTAGTAATCTTTCTGTCCTAGTACATAGAGAATATAATGAGTTCTTCTCCGAACTGACAAGCAAATTTCCACATGAAAAGGaaggaatatttaaattttatggtgAATGCTGGAAG ATTTTTAATGCCTTGAACTCATTGGAACTGAAGTCACTCGAGGAACCAATCTACCTGTTTGGGCAGTTCTTTAAAAAGCCTATGGAATGCCTAACACTGG CATACTATTTGCCTCAAAATGCTGGAGACATAGCTCGGAAGTTCATAAAAGATCCGGAGGTTCTGTCCTTTATAGATGCTGAG TGCTTTATTGTGAGTACCGTTAATGCGTTGAAGACACCAATGATCAACGCAAGCATG GTTCTGTGTGACAGACACTATGGGGGAATTAACTATCCTGTTGGTGGGGTTGGTGGGATCGCAAAATCATTAGCAAAAGGATTAGTCGACCAGGGAAGCGAAATACAATACAAAGCAAATGTTAAGAGCATTATAGTTGAAAATGGAAAAGCC GTAGGAGTTCGGCTGGCGAATGGAAATGAGATATTTGCTAAGAACATAATTTCAAATGCTACCAGATGGGATACTTTTG GGAAGCTTCTAAAACAGGATGAATTAcctaaagaagaagaaaattttcAGAAACTTTACATAAAGGCCCCGTCATTTCTTTCTATTCACTTGGGAGTTAAATCTGATGTTTTGCCTCCAGATACGGATTGCCACCATTTTGTGCTCGAG GATGATTGGTCAAATTTAGAGGTTCCATATGGTAGTATATTCCTGAGCATTCCGACTGTCCTTGATTCATCATTAGCTCCAGAAGGGAATCATATTCTTCACATATTTACAACTTCTTCCATAGAGGACTGGCag GGGATGTCTCAAAAAGATTATGAGAAGAAGAAGGAGCTTGTAGCTGACGAGATTATAAGCCGACTGGAAAAGAAACTATTTCCTGGTCTCCAGTCTTCCATTGTTTTAAAGGAG GTCGGGACACCTAAGACACACAGGCGCTACCTTGCTCGTGATAGTGGTACCTATGGACCTATGCCACAGGGTACCCCAAAGGGTTTACTAGGAATGCCATTTAATACAACT GCAATTGACGGTTTGTACTGTGTGGGGGATAGTTGCTTTCCAGGACAAGGTGTTATAGCCGTTGCATTCTCAGGAGTGATGTGTGCTCATCGAGTTGCTGCTgatttag GGCTTGAGCAGAAATCTCCCATTTTGGATGCTGCTCTCCTTCGTCTACTGGGTTGGTTCAGGACACTAGCATAA
- the LOC108219293 gene encoding ABC transporter G family member 22, with protein MDAKSSATGLRRTQSDQIVGIEIMSVAMKSPSVLTDGVTGTEKGSKKLISKGGGLSALPGGVGSNSSRHTRRTRSAQMRFDADELSSSTPLSRASSASMGFSFTGPSNDIAHSRLLSDNDDDYNRITEDIEAGTLNKKIQTDPTLPLYLKFTDVTHKVIIKGVTFREEKNILHGITGSVNPGEVLALMGPTGCGKTTLLSVLGGRVAMIDPKGSITYNDQSYTKFLKSRIGFVTQDDVLFPHLTVKETLTYAALLRLPVELTKQEKEERATNVISKLGLERCQDSMIGGSYVRGISGGEKKRVCIGNEIIMNPSLLFLDEPTSGLDSTTALRIIQVLQDIAEGGKTIITTIHQPSSRLFHKFDKLILLDKGSMLYYGKASEAMKYFSSIGCSPLIAMNPAEFLIDLANGNLNDVSVPLKLKNSVHEGISYTECKNGKPSPAMVHEYLVEAYETQAAENENMRLMIPITIDEESRSRVYSEKREWGASWTKQFCILFWRGLKERQHDYFSWLKLGQIVITAIIVGLLWWQSGGDKAEQLHNQAGLLFFIAVFWGFFPVFTAIYTFPQERAMLNKERAADMYRLSAYFAARTTSDLPLDLLLPLLFLSIVYFMAGLKHSAKAFFLTVLIVFICIVAAQGLGLAIGATLMDLKKATTLASVTVMTFMLAGGYFVGNVPIIISWLRYISFTYHTYKLLLKVHYEDVIQQMDGMKIDSGVTDVCALVAMVFGYRLLAYISLRRMKLH; from the exons ATGGATGCTAAGAGCTCAGCGACGGGACTAAGGAGGACCCAGTCGGATCAAATAGTTGGTATCGAGATAATGTCAGTGGCAATGAAGTCACCAAGTGTGTTAACTGATGGGGTCACTGGAACAGAGAAGGGCTCCAAAAAATTGATAAGTAAAGGAGGAGGATTGAGTGCATTACCTGGAGGTGTAGGGAGTAATAGCAGCAGGCACACAAGGAGAACAAGGTCTGCTCAAATGAGATTTGATGCGGATGAATTGAGCAGCAGCACTCCTCTCAGCCGAGCTTCCAGTGCCAGCATGGGATTTTCCTTCACTGGCCCCTCCAATGACATTGCTCATTCTAGGCTCTTAAGTGACAACGACGACGATTATAATCGTATCA CGGAAGATATTGAGGCTGGTACGCTTAATAAGAAGATTCAAACAGATCCAACCTTGCCACTTTACCTCAAG TTCACTGACGTGACCCACAAGGTTATTATCAAAGGAGTGACATTTAGAGAAGAGAAGAATATACTACATGGAATTACTGGTTCCGTGAACCCAGGAGAAGTTCTGGCACTTATGGGACCAACAGGATGTGGAAAAACGACCCTCTTAAGTGTGCTAGGAGGCAGGGTGGCTATGATTGATCCAAAAGGTTCAATCACTTATAATGATCAGTCATATACAAAGTTTCTGAAGAGCAG GATAGGATTTGTGACACAAGACGACGTGCTATTTCCACATCTTACAGTAAAGGAAACACTAACATATGCAGCTCTACTACGTTTACCAGTGGAACTGACGAAGCAAGAAAAGGAGGAACGGGCTACAAATGTAATCTCTAAACTTGGTTTGGAGAG GTGTCAAGACAGCATGATAGGTGGTTCCTATGTTAGGGGAATTTCAGGTGGAGAGAAGAAACGTGTTTGCATTGGAAATGAAATAATCATGAACCCTTCTCTTTTGTTCCTCGATGAACCAACCTCCGGATTAGATTCTACAACTGCTCTGAGAATCATTCAAGTGTTACAAGATATAGCTGAG GGTGGAAAAACAATTATCACTACAATTCATCAGCCATCCAGCAGGCTCTTTCACAAGTTTGACAAGTTGATCCTTCTTGACAAAGGCAGCATGCTTTACTACGGAAAGGCATCAGAAGCAatgaaatatttttcatccatagGATGTTCTCCTCTGATTGCTATGAACCCGGCTGAGTTCCTGATAGATCTTGCAAATGGAAATTTGAATGATGTTTCTGTCCCGTTGAAACTAAAGAACAGCGTGCACGAGGGGATTTCATACACAGAGTGCAAAAATGGAAAACCATCTCCAGCAATGGTGCATGAG TATCTCGTGGAGGCCTATGAGACACAAGCAGCTGAAAATGAGAACATGAGACTTATGATTCCCATAACCATTGATGAAGAATCAAGATCAAGGGTGTATTCCGAAAAACGAGAATGGGGAGCAAGCTGGACGAAACAATTTTGCATATTATTCTGGAGAGGACTTAAAGAACGGCAACATGACTACTTTAGCTGGCTAAAACTTGGCCAGATAGTCATAACTGCAATAATTGTGGGACTGCTTTGGTGGCAATCAGGTGGTGATAAAGCTGAACAACTTCACAATCAG GCAGGTCTATTGTTCTTCATTGCTGTCTTCTGGGGATTTTTTCCAGTTTTCACAGCAATCTACACATTTCCACAGGAAAGAGCTATGCTAAATAAAGAACGAGCAGCCGATATGTACAGATTAAGTGCATATTTTGCAGCTAGAACTACAAGTGATCTTCCACTCGACCTTTTACTGCCACTACTTTTCCTCAGTATAGTCTATTTTATGGCAGGCCTGAAACATAGTGCAAAAGCATTTTTCCTTACTGTGCTCATAGTTTTCATCTGCATAGTTGCAGCTCAG GGACTTGGATTAGCCATCGGCGCTACACTGATGGACTTGAAGAAAGCAACTACCTTAGCCTCTGTAACAGTGATGACATTCATGTTGGCTGGAGGATACTTTGTTGGG AATGTTCCAATAATCATATCATGGCTCCGCTACATCTCTTTTACTTATCACACTTACAAACTCCTCCTGAAAGTGCACTACGAAGATGTGATCCAGCAAATGGATGGAATGAAAATAGATAGTGGTGTAACTGACGTTTGTGCCTTGGTAGCCATGGTTTTTGGCTACCGTCTCTTGGCATATATATCTTTGCGAAGAATGAAGCTCcactaa
- the LOC108219294 gene encoding calcium-dependent protein kinase 20, with product MGNKNAAQSKGPPDEPPQNEPKPQSNGFFQSVAAVWRPRQAPTDTDSESSRQGSPNASSKDSSRVGSPRNDAEGKAAEDNVASKPPTTEVKDKNMKRMTSAGLQVESVLQRKTGNLKEDYSIGKKLGQGQFGTTYLCVEKKSKKEFACKSIAKRKLVTKEDVEDVRREIQIMHHMAGNPHVVSIVAAYEDAVAVYLMMELCTGGELFDRIVQRGHYSERKAAELARVIVGVVEACHSLGVMHRDLKPENFLFGNEEEDAPLKTIDFGLSVFFKPGESFTDVVGSPYYVAPEVLRKLYGQECDVWSSGVILYILLSGVPPFWDETEQGIFEQVIRGELDFVSEPWPSISSGAKDLVRKMLVRDPRKRLTAHEVLSHPWMKVDGSAPDKPLDPAVLSRLKQFSAMHKLKKIAIRIIAESLSEEEIAGLKQMFKMIDTDNSGQITLEELQKGLEKVGANLMESEINDLLESADLDNSGTIDYTEFVAAMLHLNKAQKEDHMYAAFSYFDKDGSGYITSDELQNACGQFGLGGCQLEDIMHEVDKDNDGRIDYGEFVAMMQDTGLDKKGFQNLKSIGIRNAS from the exons ATGGGTAATAAAAATGCTGCACAAAGTAAAGGGCCACCAGATGAGCCGCCACAGAATGAACCAAAGCCGCAATCAAATGGATTCTTTCAATCTGTTGCTGCAGTTTGGCGTCCCAGGCAGGCTCCGACAGACACGGATTCCGAGAGTTCTCGTCAAGGCTCACCGAATGCTTCTTCGAAGGATTCTTCTAGAGTAGGATCTCCGCGTAATGATGCCGAGGGTAAAGCAGCTGAGGACAACGTGGCTTCGAAACCACCTACGACAGAGGTTAAAGATAAAAACATGAAGCGGATGACGAGCGCAGGACTTCAGGTGGAGTCTGTGCTGCAGAGGAAAACTGGGAATTTGAAGGAGGATTATAGTATTGGGAAGAAATTAGGACAGGGGCAATTTGGCACGACGTATCTTTGCGTGGAGAAGAAGAGTAAGAAGGAGTTTGCTTGTAAATCTATTGCCAAGAGAAAGCTGGTGACTAAGGAGGATGTGGAGGATGTGAGGAGGGAGATTCAGATAATGCACCATATGGCGGGAAATCCTCATGTCGTGTCGATTGTGGCTGCGTATGAGGATGCTGTTGCAGTTTATCTTATGATGGAGCTGTGTACAGGTGGAGAGCTTTTCGATAGAATTGTTCAGAGAGGGCATTATTCTGAGCGAAAGGCTGCTGAACTTGCCAGAGTTATTGTTGGTGTTGTGGAAGCTTGCCACTCTTTAGGTGTTATGCATCGAGATCTGAAGCCTGAGAATTTTCTCTTTGGCAATGAGGAAGAGGATGCGCCGCTTAAGACCATTGACTTCGGGCTCTCAGTTTTCTTCAAGCCAG gcGAAAGTTTTACTGATGTGGTTGGGAGCCCCTATTATGTTGCACCAGAGGTATTGCGCAAGCTTTATGGTCAAGAGTGTGACGTTTGGAGTTCTGGGGTTATCCTCTACATATTGCTCAGTGGTGTGCCGCCATTTTGGGATG AGACGGAGCAAGGAATATTTGAGCAGGTTATCAGAGGTGAACTTGACTTCGTATCAGAACCGTGGCCTAGTATATCCAGTGGTGCAAAAGATTTGGTCCGAAAAATGCTCGTGAGAGATCCTAGAAAGCGGCTAACTGCTCATGAAGTTCTCA GCCACCCGTGGATGAAAGTTGATGGTTCGGCTCCAGACAAACCTCTTGATCCTGCTGTTTTAAGTCGTTTGAAGCAATTTTCTGCAATGCACAAACTCAAGAAGATCGCTATCAGa ATAATTGCTGAGAGTTTGTCCGAAGAAGAAATCGCAGGATTGAAACAAATGTTTAAGATGATAGACACAGACAATAGCGGACAGATCACACTGGAAGAGCTACAGAAAGGTTTGGAAAAAGTGGGTGCAAATCTCATGGAGTCAGAAATTAATGATTTGTTGGAATCT GCGGATCTTGACAACAGTGGCACCATCGACTACACTGAATTTGTAGCGGCGATGCTACACTTGAACAAAGCCCAGAAGGAGGATCACATGTACGCGGCCTTTTCATATTTTGATAAAGACGGAAGCGGTTACATTACTTCTGATGAGCTTCAGAATGCATGTGGGCAGTTCGGATTAGGAGGTTGTCAGCTAGAAGATATAATGCATGAAGTTGACAAGGACAAT GATGGGCGCATTGATTACGGTGAATTTGTGGCCATGATGCAAGATACTGGACTCGACAAGAAGGGATTCCAGAACTTGAAAAGCATAGGGATAAGGAATGCCTCGTAA
- the LOC108216227 gene encoding uncharacterized protein LOC108216227, with protein sequence MARVAARAPLPSHQFDKVGSGAVSKATTAVKRKTPSELRGEQLKRKNIIELVDESPGSVCALRKSNEVCGIRKSDPSTKNPRYIDTRLDEVFPVRKNSFRLNMHSRKENSKEYTPSEDVDYVKSSHIPSDLTAESRPHITNPQDLLASRSVAKDINQKEAHSNTEKSSENTFRSVTEISMGSGKLPGLSVVDMDKAFKGLVQEPPIISASRGDAFGRTSDFTAKKFCSEVCVPGRKLPLDVTLKTSMRVVLSSSVNRYHRSITCGTFSKMNQIKSQTGSVGDQNLSTGNNITTHMTSLKSVHSWVYPQSSLPPAVISALALAGTEGGQMDFLSKRQSAWEDSFRSLYYMLRKNACNIFYVCTAQFVVMFTSANILKEGKVTCNAYISQSTRNLRSLLKEHDVCFSMPLSHSKVEQATAEDLAELSEIERHNLGQTRRLGSLSDEDNSPQSLLAFRGNGNVHGLYDFLLNYRSIMISMTSVDVPVLYAPLPFENASISAPEIRCKEVRRADHVAVPSEKKMPGELNQGAASGFCYSIEIKDSYLPPWIISSICDILDSEENSYESSFSTQPTSTGLNVGLEAVLGKYNTEVTDKDGLQETSFSFGVPHAVISPLLSSAFLKGLKYCNDSYTASLSPV encoded by the exons atgGCGAGAGTGGCTGCTAGGGCTCCTCTTCCTTCTCATCAGTTCGATAAAGTCGGTTCCGGTGCTGTTTCTAAGGCCACTACTGCTGTTAAGAGAAAGACGCCTTCTGAATTGCGA GGGGAGCAGCTAAAGCGAAAGAATATTATTGAACTTGTAGATGAATCTCCAGGATCTGTTTGCGCCTTGAG GAAAAGCAATGAGGTATGCGGGATAAGAAAATCTGATCCCTCAACAAAGAATCCCAGATACATTGATACTCGCTTAGATGAAGTTTTTCCTGTCCGTAAAAACAGCTTTAGGCTTAATATGCATTctagaaaagaaaatagtaag GAATACACACCTTCCGAGGATGTTGACTATGTCAAAAGTTCTCACATTCCTTCAGATTTGACTGCTGAGAGTCGACCACATATAACAAA TCCACAAGACCTCCTTGCATCAAGATCAGTCGCCAAAGATATTAATCAGAAAGAAGCTCATTCCAATACCGAAAAAAGTAGTGAAAACACGTTTCGTAGTGTTACGGAGATATCAATGGGTAGTGGAAAGTTACCAGGTCTTTCGGTTGTTGATATG GATAAAGCTTTTAAAGGATTGGTTCAGGAGCCTCCTATAATTTCAGCTTCAAGAGGTGATGCTTTTGGAAGGACTAGTGATTTTACTGCAAAAAAGTTCTGCTCTGAAGTTTGTGTTCCTGGCCGAAAGTTACCTCTTGATGTGACACTGAAAACTTCTATGAGGGTGGTGTTATCATCCTCTGTGAATAG GTATCATAGATCTATTACTTGCGGCACCTTCAGTAAAATGAACCAGATTAAGTCTCAAACTGGCAGTGTTGGTGATCAAAATCTCTCCACTGGAAATAATATCACCACTCACATGACCAGTTTAAAATCTGTACATTCCTGGGTGTATCCGCAGTCTTCTCTACCGCCTGCTGTCATATCAGCATTAGCTTTAGCTGGAACAGAGGGAG GGCAAATGGATTTCTTGAGCAAACGGCAGAGTGCCTGGGAGGACTCCTTCCGAAGTCTGTACTACATGCTGAGAAAGAATGCGTGCAACATCTTTTATG TTTGCACTGCACAGTTTGTGGTCATGTTTACCAGTGCCAATATTTTGAAGGAAGGAAAAGTTACGTGCAATGCCTATATATCTCAGTCTACAAGAAATTTAAGGTCGTTGCTGAAAGAACAT GATGTTTGTTTCTCTATGCCTCTTTCTCATTCTAAAGTGGAGCAAGCTACTGCAGAAGATCTAGCTGAGCTGTCAGAGATTGAAAGACATAATCTGGGTCAG ACTCGGCGTCTGGGTTCTTTATCTGATGAAGATAACAGCCCACAATCTTTGCTGGCATTTAGAGGGAACGGAAATGTACATGGAttatatgattttcttctcAATTATAG GTCAATTATGATCTCTATGACCAGTGTGGATGTTCCGGTATTGTATGCGCCTCTGCCTTTTGAGAATGCATCTATTTCTGCACCTGAG ATTAGGTGCAAAGAGGTAAGAAGGGCTGATCATGTGGCTGTTCCTTCAGAGAAGAAAATGCCTGGCGAACTCAATCAAGGCGCAGCTTCTGGATTCTGCTATAGCATTGAAATTAAAGACTCGTATCTGCCACCATGGATAATCAGCAGCATATGTGATATTTTGGACTCTGAAGAGAATAGCTATGAATCAAG TTTTTCGACTCAACCCACATCTACTGGCTTAAATGTTGGTCTTGAGGCTGTTTTAGGGAAATACAATACTGAAGTCACAGACAAGGATGGTTTACAAGAAACCAGCTTCAGTTTTGGGGTACCACACGCCGTAATTTCACCTCTACTGAGTTCTGCCTTTCTAAAAGGCTTGAAATACTGCAATGACTCGTATACTGCATCTCTTTCACCTGTTTGA